Proteins from a single region of Candidatus Kryptoniota bacterium:
- a CDS encoding right-handed parallel beta-helix repeat-containing protein, whose product MKINIAFAALLSLSAAAYGQIYVSPSGSDSNAGTIGAPLQTISKAMSMATAGTTIYLREGVYNISSTLGTGVSGTAGNYINLWAYPGETPILDFAGESYSSSSRGIELKRNYWYLKGLVIRNAGDNGIYISGFYNIVENCQISNCKDSGIQISNGGSYNYIHNCDSFGNNDPATQGQNADGIDAKLVAGPGNVIRGCRVYDNADDGYDCYGTGFPVIFDSCWAFHNGYNLWGISGFTGNGNGFKLGGADSIGLHVVTNCVSFDNVVKGFDQNNNMGGVTLYNCTSYRNGTYNFSFPSVPLVAEDTLKNDLSYAGGWNSSAGSGGDARLNADAVIDSNSWTNHSVMASDFLSLDTSLARVTRLPDGSLPSTPLFRLAPSSSLIDAGIDVGLRFAGSAPDLGAFESGIGSTYSETNGTGGGDWNSGSTWKSGAIPVDTSDVVISGGDSVIVTSSPPATCRSLILQSNSKLNVEAPLSVSGSISVQSGAWYYNSLPTQPSFVQAGEYYISPSSFYVHTSGAGNLLGSPGYDSTFGNVIVSRGGTVAGTNLTINGNLIIQTGGPAAIFSGCATVSLAHTIHGSVFVNSGEWSAVDTNGTANVVGVWNVDGNVFVGSALSPNSARLGPFSGTTAAGSRTGIINIGGNLSMANGATLQAGGSTGSTSTSETGILNLKGNFTTDNTVSYATNSIGAFAFNFTGAGGQSVILGKPFAMSSLTMQPVVFDTVAASSSLTFVTDSTSWSGGAGGGKFVVNGGLTLAPSDTLKGSQSFSLDDGATFSITYHDGVASNGVVQVTGARSYSKNANYVYSGSLPQITGDNLPDSVNNLTIINSSGVSLTNSVVVKGRIAFVNGQLLLGRKNVVAASVVGGSATTYAMTDTSGGQMTIASVGSAQTLFPVGTHEAYSPVWITNGNGPDAFSVSVIPDSSLPEYAGGDGGRVNVKWDITEQSAGTSDCAIKLGWMSAEENTPFAANRDNDSRIFLLSQPDSDAGSGNYTFQLSSQPYTISRGNITALGWFGVGKFGRTTGVNESPNVPLAFQLYQNFPNPFNPSTEIDFTVAKRGLTALKVYNILGQRVATLFMGTADPGRKYVVRFNSSGLSSGLYLSVLENGSQRQIRKMILMK is encoded by the coding sequence GTGAAAATCAATATTGCATTTGCGGCTCTTCTTTCTCTTTCCGCTGCCGCGTACGGACAGATATATGTTTCACCAAGCGGAAGCGATTCAAACGCGGGCACGATCGGAGCACCACTACAGACGATTTCAAAGGCGATGTCGATGGCAACAGCCGGGACGACAATATATCTGAGAGAAGGCGTATATAATATCTCCAGCACATTAGGCACCGGTGTCAGCGGTACGGCGGGAAATTATATAAATCTCTGGGCATATCCGGGAGAGACCCCCATCCTCGATTTTGCCGGCGAGTCGTATTCATCCTCGTCTAGGGGAATCGAACTGAAAAGAAATTACTGGTACTTGAAGGGACTCGTCATCAGGAATGCCGGCGACAACGGCATTTACATCAGCGGTTTTTACAACATCGTAGAGAATTGTCAGATCTCAAATTGTAAAGACTCAGGCATCCAGATAAGCAATGGAGGAAGTTACAATTACATTCATAATTGCGACTCGTTCGGTAATAACGATCCCGCAACTCAAGGACAGAATGCCGACGGCATCGACGCGAAACTTGTGGCTGGACCGGGAAATGTCATCCGCGGCTGCAGAGTGTACGACAACGCCGATGACGGCTACGATTGTTACGGGACCGGCTTTCCCGTGATATTCGACAGCTGCTGGGCGTTCCACAACGGTTACAATCTCTGGGGCATATCGGGCTTCACCGGCAACGGAAACGGGTTTAAGCTCGGCGGCGCCGACTCCATCGGTCTCCACGTAGTCACGAACTGCGTGTCTTTCGACAATGTCGTGAAGGGTTTCGACCAGAACAACAACATGGGCGGTGTCACCCTCTATAACTGCACATCGTATCGTAACGGCACTTACAATTTTTCTTTTCCCTCCGTCCCTCTGGTTGCCGAAGACACGTTGAAGAACGATCTCTCTTATGCCGGAGGGTGGAATTCTTCTGCGGGAAGCGGGGGTGACGCGAGGCTCAATGCGGATGCAGTGATCGATTCGAACAGCTGGACGAATCATTCCGTCATGGCTTCCGATTTTCTCAGCCTCGATACTTCTCTGGCGAGAGTCACAAGATTGCCGGACGGATCCCTTCCTTCCACGCCTTTGTTTCGACTTGCCCCATCCAGTTCGCTGATCGACGCCGGCATTGATGTCGGTCTTCGATTCGCGGGCAGCGCGCCCGACCTCGGCGCGTTCGAGAGCGGTATCGGCTCGACTTACTCTGAGACAAACGGCACCGGCGGCGGCGATTGGAACTCCGGCTCGACCTGGAAGTCCGGCGCAATACCTGTCGATACTTCGGATGTCGTAATCTCCGGAGGCGATTCCGTGATTGTCACGTCCTCTCCACCCGCCACTTGCAGAAGTCTGATTCTTCAGTCGAACTCGAAGCTGAACGTGGAGGCGCCTCTTTCGGTGTCGGGATCCATCTCTGTCCAATCCGGCGCCTGGTATTACAACAGTCTGCCAACTCAACCGTCTTTTGTCCAGGCCGGGGAGTATTACATCAGCCCGTCGAGCTTCTATGTTCACACTTCCGGCGCGGGAAATCTTCTCGGAAGCCCCGGTTACGACTCCACTTTCGGCAATGTGATCGTGTCAAGAGGCGGTACTGTCGCCGGGACAAATCTTACCATTAACGGAAACCTGATAATACAAACAGGGGGACCTGCCGCCATCTTCAGCGGATGTGCGACTGTCAGTCTCGCACACACTATTCATGGCAGCGTGTTTGTAAACAGCGGTGAATGGTCTGCCGTCGACACGAACGGTACCGCGAATGTAGTCGGAGTATGGAATGTTGACGGAAATGTTTTCGTCGGGAGCGCTCTGAGTCCCAATTCGGCCAGGCTCGGACCGTTCTCGGGAACGACAGCTGCTGGTAGTCGAACAGGAATTATCAACATCGGAGGAAATCTCTCGATGGCAAACGGCGCCACCCTCCAGGCGGGCGGCAGCACCGGTTCTACGTCCACCAGTGAAACTGGCATACTGAACCTGAAAGGGAACTTCACAACAGACAACACCGTCTCATACGCCACGAACTCCATCGGAGCATTCGCTTTCAATTTTACCGGCGCGGGTGGACAATCTGTTATACTTGGCAAGCCGTTCGCGATGTCATCTCTCACGATGCAACCGGTCGTCTTTGACACAGTTGCCGCGTCCTCCTCCCTTACCTTCGTTACGGACAGCACATCGTGGTCAGGCGGCGCAGGCGGCGGAAAATTTGTCGTCAATGGCGGGTTGACTCTGGCCCCGAGCGACACCCTGAAGGGAAGCCAGTCATTTTCTTTAGACGATGGTGCAACGTTTTCAATTACTTATCACGACGGAGTTGCTTCGAACGGAGTTGTCCAGGTAACAGGGGCCCGGAGTTACAGCAAGAACGCCAACTACGTCTACAGCGGATCGTTGCCGCAGATTACGGGCGATAATCTTCCCGACAGTGTTAACAACCTTACAATCATAAACTCATCCGGCGTTTCTCTGACAAATTCCGTAGTTGTCAAGGGTAGAATTGCATTCGTAAACGGTCAGCTCCTTCTCGGCCGGAAGAATGTCGTCGCTGCCTCTGTAGTCGGAGGATCCGCAACAACTTATGCAATGACCGATACCTCGGGTGGTCAAATGACGATTGCCAGTGTGGGATCTGCCCAGACGTTATTCCCCGTCGGCACGCATGAAGCTTATTCGCCTGTCTGGATCACAAACGGAAACGGTCCGGATGCCTTCTCCGTGTCTGTAATTCCTGACTCAAGTCTGCCCGAATACGCTGGCGGCGACGGGGGGAGAGTGAATGTAAAATGGGATATCACCGAACAGTCAGCGGGGACTTCCGACTGTGCCATAAAACTCGGATGGATGTCAGCGGAAGAGAATACACCCTTCGCAGCTAATCGCGATAATGATTCGAGGATATTTCTCCTTTCCCAGCCTGATTCGGATGCGGGTTCCGGCAATTACACATTCCAGCTTTCCAGTCAGCCTTATACAATCTCGCGGGGAAATATTACGGCCCTCGGATGGTTTGGTGTCGGGAAATTCGGTCGCACCACCGGTGTCAACGAATCTCCAAATGTCCCGCTCGCGTTTCAACTTTATCAGAATTTTCCCAACCCGTTTAATCCGTCCACTGAAATAGATTTTACCGTCGCGAAGAGAGGATTAACCGCGTTGAAAGTTTACAACATCCTGGGCCAACGCGTTGCTACACTTTTTATGGGAACTGCCGACCCAGGGCGGAAGTATGTCGTCCGGTTCAATTCCTCCGGTCTGTCGTCCGGCTTGTATCTCTCGGTTCTGGAAAATGGTTCTCAAAGGCAAATCAGGAAGATGATTTTAATGAAATGA